The proteins below come from a single Marinobacter bohaiensis genomic window:
- a CDS encoding DUF1254 domain-containing protein, with the protein MTAPSRRQGWTMKRHFNTLLGSALFMMMLTPAAQAAQDGGQVPPPQSASDVPEPVSGAPLAPEYASAIGRMAYVWGWPLVNMHNRQTLFATAPKPGLLGGVLPVAPLNQVSMLSDYLRPEQRFVTSPNQDVVYGAGFLALDQDAVVVQVPDFGDRFWVYQVVDQRSDSFAAMGIQYGTEPGHYLLVGPDWDGETPDGIKGVFHSQTHLGAVFPRIFMDDTAEDREAIQPLIDQVMAYPLAAYTGEMKTTDWSESPTIPNPNEGGDGETQWVVPEEFFKVLPEVLAETPPLPGEEGIYATVRQVLDAAADDPDLMEALTQTAVETEEQVISDMFEFRNNGVDAGNGWRTQQNAARFGYDYFQRTATAKGNMFSNVPQETMYFGADFDSTGDRLDGAGNYTVTFPAGQLPPVNGFWSLTLYNEQHFFYPNELDRFSLGTKNKSLVTNDDGSLTIYVQNENPGGEREANWLPAPEDHFSLYIRAYWPKEAITNGDWTPPTIEPAD; encoded by the coding sequence TTGACCGCACCCTCAAGACGACAAGGATGGACGATGAAACGCCACTTCAACACGCTGCTCGGCTCAGCGCTTTTCATGATGATGCTCACCCCCGCCGCGCAAGCGGCGCAAGACGGTGGGCAGGTGCCTCCTCCGCAATCCGCCAGCGATGTGCCTGAACCCGTGTCCGGCGCGCCTCTCGCCCCGGAGTACGCGTCGGCCATCGGTCGAATGGCGTACGTCTGGGGCTGGCCGCTGGTGAACATGCACAACCGCCAGACGCTGTTCGCCACCGCGCCGAAACCCGGGCTTCTGGGCGGCGTCCTGCCTGTTGCGCCGCTGAACCAGGTCAGCATGCTGTCGGACTATTTGCGACCGGAACAGCGCTTTGTTACCTCGCCCAATCAGGATGTGGTCTATGGGGCCGGCTTCCTCGCGCTTGATCAGGATGCGGTCGTGGTTCAGGTGCCCGATTTCGGCGACCGCTTCTGGGTCTATCAGGTTGTCGACCAGCGGTCGGATTCGTTTGCGGCGATGGGGATCCAGTACGGTACCGAACCCGGTCATTACCTGCTGGTCGGGCCGGACTGGGACGGTGAAACGCCGGACGGGATCAAGGGGGTTTTTCACTCCCAGACCCATCTCGGCGCGGTCTTTCCCCGCATCTTTATGGATGACACCGCAGAAGACCGGGAAGCAATCCAGCCCCTCATCGATCAGGTGATGGCCTATCCGCTGGCCGCGTACACCGGCGAGATGAAAACCACGGACTGGTCGGAATCGCCCACCATCCCGAACCCCAACGAGGGCGGCGATGGCGAAACCCAGTGGGTTGTGCCCGAGGAGTTCTTCAAGGTCCTGCCGGAGGTGCTGGCTGAAACCCCGCCGCTGCCGGGAGAGGAAGGTATTTACGCGACGGTGCGGCAGGTGCTGGACGCCGCCGCGGACGATCCCGATTTGATGGAGGCGCTGACGCAAACGGCGGTAGAGACCGAAGAGCAGGTCATCTCGGACATGTTCGAGTTCCGCAATAACGGCGTCGATGCGGGCAACGGCTGGCGGACGCAGCAGAACGCGGCTCGCTTCGGCTACGACTACTTCCAGCGTACCGCAACGGCCAAGGGCAACATGTTCTCGAACGTGCCCCAGGAAACGATGTATTTCGGGGCCGATTTCGACAGCACTGGCGATCGGCTTGATGGCGCCGGGAACTACACCGTTACCTTCCCCGCCGGGCAGTTGCCGCCGGTCAACGGTTTCTGGTCGCTGACCCTCTATAACGAACAGCATTTCTTCTACCCGAACGAGCTCGACCGCTTCTCGCTGGGCACGAAGAACAAGTCCCTCGTCACCAACGACGACGGCAGCCTGACGATCTACGTCCAGAATGAGAATCCCGGCGGTGAGCGCGAGGCCAACTGGCTGCCGGCGCCCGAGGACCACTTCTCGCTGTACATCCGGGCGTACTGGCCGAAGGAGGCGATCACGAACGGCGACTGGACTCCCCCGACCATTGAGCCGGCGGACTGA
- a CDS encoding nucleoside 2-deoxyribosyltransferase, giving the protein MTPATVYLAGPEVFFPEPVRAHVDRRKKAVLHAAGLEGLSPSDNVLPDGVDDPAQWIYDANRDLMQQASALIANLTPFRGPSADAGTVYELGYMLALGKPSMGFSVCATPYNQRVGPGDTDANGAAIEPFGLADNLMLDCGLARAGGALLCGDLAHRPAGFDPADCFDEALFRRAVDQLKRLLSA; this is encoded by the coding sequence GTGACGCCAGCGACGGTTTATCTGGCCGGCCCGGAAGTCTTCTTTCCGGAGCCGGTGCGTGCGCACGTCGACCGGCGCAAGAAAGCTGTCCTGCACGCGGCGGGGCTGGAAGGCCTGTCGCCGTCCGACAACGTGTTACCGGATGGCGTGGACGACCCGGCGCAGTGGATCTACGACGCCAACCGGGATCTGATGCAACAGGCCTCGGCGCTGATCGCCAACCTCACGCCGTTTCGCGGTCCCAGCGCCGATGCCGGGACCGTTTACGAGCTGGGCTACATGCTGGCGCTGGGCAAGCCGTCGATGGGCTTTTCGGTTTGCGCCACGCCGTACAATCAGCGGGTGGGACCGGGCGATACCGATGCCAACGGCGCCGCCATCGAACCCTTTGGCCTGGCCGACAACCTGATGCTCGACTGCGGGCTGGCGCGGGCCGGAGGCGCCCTGCTGTGCGGCGATCTGGCCCATCGCCCGGCGGGGTTTGACCCCGCCGACTGCTTCGACGAGGCCCTGTTCCGCCGGGCCGTGGATCAGTTGAAAAGGCTGCTGTCGGCCTAG
- a CDS encoding ketopantoate reductase family protein: MSEPTKPATAGSDKPSVLIVGAGAIGSFYGAILKRAGCPVSVVMRSEYDAVVANGIQIESELGDLSYHPDHVYRDGDSPAAAPDYLILCVKVLPGVDRAALIRPWLGDKTRIVLIENGLDIEREIADAYPQNPIISCLAFIGVSRVGPGQVHHNSYGRLVMGQFPEGIGEDCQTLAGLFDDGGIKVKLTETVVGERWKKCLWNTPFNPLSVLAGGADTDTILDSEGGEDLIRALTEEVIQVAEADGYPMDRDIIDKQIAGTRKMTAYKNSMALDYLNGRPIELDAVLGNVVAIAEQHGVAVPHLNTMLVTLRMRELLKQREAN, encoded by the coding sequence GTGTCAGAACCAACCAAGCCAGCAACCGCCGGGTCCGACAAGCCCAGTGTCCTGATCGTCGGCGCCGGCGCCATCGGCAGCTTCTACGGCGCCATCCTCAAGCGGGCCGGCTGCCCGGTGAGCGTGGTTATGCGATCCGAGTACGACGCCGTGGTCGCCAACGGCATCCAGATCGAGAGTGAACTGGGCGACCTGTCCTACCACCCCGATCACGTCTACCGCGACGGCGACTCGCCGGCCGCCGCCCCCGACTACCTGATCCTCTGCGTGAAGGTACTGCCGGGCGTAGACCGGGCCGCGTTGATCCGCCCCTGGCTGGGGGACAAGACCCGCATCGTACTGATCGAGAACGGCCTGGACATCGAGCGCGAGATCGCCGACGCCTACCCGCAGAATCCGATCATCAGCTGCCTGGCGTTTATCGGCGTGAGCCGCGTGGGACCCGGCCAGGTGCACCACAACTCCTACGGCCGGCTGGTGATGGGACAATTCCCCGAGGGCATCGGTGAAGACTGTCAGACGCTGGCGGGGCTGTTCGACGACGGCGGGATCAAGGTCAAGCTGACGGAAACGGTGGTGGGCGAACGCTGGAAAAAGTGCCTGTGGAACACCCCGTTCAACCCGCTGTCGGTACTGGCCGGCGGCGCCGACACCGACACCATCCTCGACAGCGAGGGCGGTGAGGATCTGATCCGGGCGCTGACCGAGGAAGTGATCCAGGTGGCGGAAGCCGACGGCTACCCCATGGACCGGGACATCATCGACAAGCAGATCGCCGGCACCCGCAAGATGACCGCCTACAAGAACAGCATGGCGCTGGACTACCTGAACGGCCGGCCCATCGAGCTGGACGCGGTGCTGGGCAACGTGGTGGCCATCGCCGAACAACACGGCGTGGCGGTGCCGCACCTCAACACCATGCTGGTGACCCTGCGCATGCGTGAGCTGTTGAAACAGCGGGAAGCGAACTAG